One Astatotilapia calliptera chromosome 1, fAstCal1.2, whole genome shotgun sequence DNA segment encodes these proteins:
- the guca1g gene encoding guanylate cyclase activator 1g, with product MGQEESHNEEMDLARIHELCVIFMKECPSGALHLHEFKKIFGVPSSSVEESLFIETIFNSFDTNKDNTLDFLEYVAALHLILRGNLEDRLKWSFKMYDSDGNGRLDRTEVKRLVRILYKIKLHKTHISMTPSQICDRIFQLVDQNNDGEITLLEFMEGAQKDEWVMDLLKLDVNATGWVIQNCGRLESAT from the exons ATGGGACAAGAAGAAAGTCACAATGAGGAGATGGACTTGGCAAGGATTCATGAGCTGTGTGTCATTTTCATGAAGGAGTGTCCGAGCGGTGCCCTGCACCTGCATGAGTTCAAGAAGATCTTTGGAGTTCCAAGCAGCTCTGTAGAGGAGTCCCTTTTCATAGAAACAATATTCAACTCGTTCGACACAAACAAG gATAACACACTGGATTTCCTCGAGTATGTGGCAGCACTTCACTTGATCTTACGAGGTAATCTTGAAGATCGGCTCAAGTGGTCCTTCAAGATGTATGACAGTGATGGAAACGGCAGGCTGGACAGGACGGAGGTGAAACGGCTTGTCAGG ATTCTTTACAAAATCAAACTCCACAAGACTCACATAAGCATGACTCCATCCCAAATCTGTGACCGAATCTTCCAGCTGGTTGACCAGAATAATGATG GTGAGATAACCTTGTTGGAGTTCATGGAGGGAGCTCAGAAGGACGAATGGGTCATGGACCTACTGAAGCTTGATGTCAACGCCACCGGCTGGGTCATTCAGAACTGCGGCAGACTGGAATCAGCCACATGA